A stretch of Porites lutea chromosome 5, jaPorLute2.1, whole genome shotgun sequence DNA encodes these proteins:
- the LOC140938552 gene encoding uncharacterized protein isoform X1, giving the protein MTVSVGLTSCAPHAKDLGRKLDTVDVQGDGVKKEDALKGDQSRCGSSIQGVDDVCLPSSLKSIETIKKEFGETDGALDKSSPSSENGAVGNQGDISSVGDKCLSPNKASKGGKAVSRGRRKSDNKDYNQKSQGNSRNRGRKISKSTRDYENSSSNGGNSGADGNGEDNGSDDDDEDDDGDEDDDDDDEDDDDDEGEDEDEDEDNEDDDDDISLNGNDKSVKTEKIKQEPDDQEMCPTGLQSFMAGLDGSNIPLADLLEKLPNSVCPGDESGSTSVSPGVPVTLHGIVCHEIGGVLVVNIKWRNKFYCGSLIDCSKHAWASPRFPAADGSENEVKMGGKGGKGKRRQKNISESSATGVVKEATPLKHKLRGRKKGAANGPPPKSQVFKGIGKRRAKNMDDDEDGPRPGKRSCTMKTTVSPQPSPTLIECPEPGCDKKYKHINGLRYHQAHAHLEESNQSDERSASTSPSPVEEFKEPDTKPGFKGRTSRVSARARSMSPSLAAAIASMNEKKSDSLSRGNKKRETPEPTLDGKNAKEAKISKSPIPASEEDSNMEEPVTTIVEISDKCQQACEHEIRKENRELGIDQGKQGISDSKSGFKPIEKLETGAKCVQVENVTPEDANGSAVAHASLGEPASTAAKTGEMPTAGKVAIKETAQNSQEVWETVIDSGFSVANGSGKSQDLVEDVEKAIRDNSLSNKQFEGQLCIPGMQPVDLRQAVDTGVGLINQLGIEVEDISENEEDIDPGQDSEYTSKDLATDKVKSEKERENSFPDSGHCLTQIKKPEMKSSESFSNSDSLRTKLGSSFYFDMRNENTDRDGKRNVKQETKSLSECQSIKTEAWSKSTNSLSQSSVTLQGNTDTRLIAVENKTPKTTSGGISTEDLVSKSISRSAIEPPLTNTDAPSVRYRVFECRNYGDDFYDKCIRTSNMDKKGSTESKTTLAPIRYPELLRNGATSSSELTSDCSKLPSESIRTTGNAKNSLELEENTSISKIPNNELRVAATIARTHSPTPEAFNRNPNLPDKLRTKSPSSATSFTGTVKNLSPSTRSGFDSKSPSSFSTSSAKLHSSIADRKEPSNPFQPVIVEHDFHHTEGTKGIKQEVNLNQSNTKTAFVDSKSRPGYNDSTGNRKSLYPSQETENHEKSYKTAARALSRPHPTLISRNSNSLPPSLPVGVALPYPRASDGGLASSLSKGFEQKTSVGGSSVTSVSHSIASPRPLPSAHDDPADLPQAESKTKQMNTLQVPIPVGEVSPVLSKRSPGPAIHSGLPPVLPTTGPGIKTQGSASAHPIIRPGIKTSGMSDQMRSERKSETSMRTPSPYGRSKSPVSRSLAVPKTPPDRKSPQPVASYQKARGSEDSAREDSDVIIVKEDLAKDKSRLEKERERRDARDSAAEQSFRSQEPMSAEQLRNLQLQQQLTLQQQYYQPFMQGGSMPLEMVKNLSQLAYLQGIADPKAALAAQWMQMMLEQEKQRSSGSSSHLESRHFEKKDVPKSSDRAQDDRRISESGTKKTSQAHVDVSDVELRRFAGQSDSSRYVSKNLSPKVMSKPSADEPAEKRFRDDASEKKGELEEFLQQQKLHQQMLMLKQLQKEQMGASFPPKRQTTPEKPDRLAINRESEGIENGVRSTREMAAHLKPPEAVSATVKGAYQSLEAENSSGRGSPRSQVVKSQSLSASRSPRPSRSPIPASRYKDGLSASDEKTQFQAYLSAQLGMSNFDPSAAGSLPYGAHQMLVGSQFSGLPPGLVMSMPMASHGETSLVTSTAPTSREREERSPYRGMDRDRSSSTPTSRSSPHSRLSTTESHERLQRLKEAEKESRHSPVMFQEERVRNRSVTSEQNVSPKSNRASELKGEDSSARAHPSIISNNLAVSRLTPGHIDALTEEEFIRQQRLAADPRMGCYMSPALMRTLDPAYAASIMQSSSPHIGQRMEHYRTKRP; this is encoded by the exons ATGACAGTTTCAGTTGGTTTAACATCCTGTGCACCTCATGCTAAAGACCTTGGGCGAAAATTAGACACAGTGGATGTACAAGGTGATGGAGTGAAAAAAGAGGATGCTTTGAAAGGTGACCAGAGCAGGTGTGGAAGTTCAATTCAAGGAGTAGATGACGTGTGTTTACCATCATCTTTGAAAAGTATTGAGACAATCAAAAAAGAATTCGGAGAGACTGATGGTGCCTTGGATAAATCTTCACCTTCAAGTGAGAATGGAGCAGTGGGCAACCAAGGTGACATATCTTCGGTTGGTGATAAGTGTTTGAGTCCTAATAAGGCATCAAAGGGAGGGAAAGCTGTCAGTCGCGGTAGAAGAAAAAGTGATAACAAGGACTACAATCAAAAGTCTCAAGGCAACAGTCGAAATCGCGGGAGAAAAATATCCAAAAGTACTAGAGATTATGAGAACAGTTCTAGCAATGGTGGCAATTCTGGGGCAGATGGAAATGGAGAAGATAATggaagtgatgatgatgatgaggatgatgacggggatgaagatgatgatgatgatgatgaggatgatgatgatgatgaaggaGAAGATGAAGATGAGGACGAGGATaacgaagatgatgatgatgatatctCATTAAATGGAAATGATAAGAGTGTAAAGACAGAAAAGATCAAGCAAGAGCCAGATGATCAAGAG ATGTGTCCTACAGGATTGCAAAGTTTCATGGCAGGCTTGGATGGCAGTAATATTCCATTAGCTGATCTTCTTGAAAAGCTTCCAAACTCAGTGTGTCCTGGAGATGAGAGTGGCTCAACCTCAGTGTCTCCTGGGGTTCCTGTGACACTTCATGGGATAGTCTGTCATGAAATAGGAG gGGTATTGGTTGTAAATATCAAATGGAGAAACAAGTTTTATTGCGGCTCACTGATAGACTGTTCCAAGCATGCATGGGCCAGCCCAAG GTTTCCTGCTGCGGATGGAAGTGAAAATGAAGTAAAGATGGGTGGAAAGGGAGGAAAGGGAAAGAGAAGACAGAAGAACATCTCAGAGTCGTCTGCTACAGGAGTTGTTAAAGAAG CCACACCTTTAAAGCACAAGTTGCGTGGCAGGAAGAAAGGAGCTGCCAATGGCCCACCTCCAAAATCTCAAGTGTTCAAAGGCATTGGCAAGAGGAGAGCGAAAAATATGGATGATGACGAGGATGGACCACGCCCTGGCAAGCGAAGCTGCACAATGAAGACAACTGTGTCTCCTCAGCCATCTCCCACCTTGATAGAGTGTCCAGAACCTGGCTGTGACAAGAAGTATAAGCATATCAATGGATTACGCTATCATCAGGCACATGCCCACTTGGAGGAA TCCAACCAATCAGATGAGAGGTCTGCTAGCACCAGTCCCTCTCCTGTGGAAGAGTTTAAAGAGCCTGATACTAAGCCTGGTTTCAAAGGAAGAACGTCACGAGTAAGTGCACGAGCAAGAAGCATGTCACCTTCCCTAGCAGCTGCCATTGCTTCCATGAATGAGAAAAAGAGTGACTCGTTATCGAGAGGTAACAAGAAAAGAGAAACACCGGAACCAACATTAGATGGTAAAAATGCAAAGGAGGCAAAGATATCCAAATCACCAATTCCTGCCAGTGAGGAGGACAGCAACATGGAAGAGCCTGTGACAACTATTGTAGAAATTTCTGATAAGTGCCAACAGGCTTGTGAACATGagataagaaaggaaaataggGAACTTGGCATTGATCAAGGTAAACAAGGAATTTCAGATTCCAAGTCTGGGTTCAAACCAATAGAGAAGTTGGAAACTGGAGCGAAATGTGTGCAAGTTGAGAATGTCACACCAGAGGATGCTAATGGCTCAGCTGTGGCTCATGCATCATTAGGAGAACCAGCAAGTACTGCTGCAAAGACAGGGGAAATGCCAACAGCTGGCAAAGTTGCGATTAAAGAGACAGCTCAAAACAGTCAAGAAGTTTGGGAAACTGTTATTGACAGTGGGTTTAGTGTGGCGAATGGTAGTGGTAAATCCCAAGACTTGGTTGAGGATGTAGAAAAAGCTATTCGGGATAACAGTCTAAGCAATAAACAGTTTGAGGGCCAGTTATGCATTCCTGGCATGCAGCCAGTTGATTTACGTCAGGCTGTTGACACTGGAGTAGGACTTATTAACCAGCTGGGCATTGAAGTGGAAGATATTAGTGAGAATGAAGAAGATATTGACCCTGGGCAAG ATTCTGAATACACCAGTAAAGATTTGGCTACTGATAAAGTAAAGTCTGAGAAAGAAAGGGAGAACTCTTTTCCTGACTCAGGGCACTGCCTAACCCAGATAAAGAAACCAGAAATGAAATCCAGTGAGAGCTTCTCAAATTCTGATTCACTAAGAACTAAGCTTGGAAGCAGCTTTTATTTTGACATGAGAAATGAGAACACTGACAGAGATGGTAAGAGAAACGTGAAGCAAGAAACCAAATCCTTGTCAGAGTGCCAAAGTATAAAAACTGAGGCTTGGAGCAAGTCCACAAATTCTCTTTCACAGTCATCAGTGACGTTGCAAGGGAACACAGATACAAGGTTAATAGCTGTAGAAAACAAGACTCCAAAGACTACAAGTGGAGGAATTTCCACAGAGGATCTTGTTTCTAAGAGTATTTCACGTAGTGCAATTGAACCACCACTAACTAATACTGATGCTCCATCAGTGAGATACCGAGTCTTTGAATGCAGAAACTATGGTGATGACTTCTATGATAAATGCATTAGGACGTCAAATATGGATAAGAAAGGAAGTACAGAGTCAAAAACTACTCTAGCTCCTATTCGATATCCAGAACTTCTGCGTAATGGAGCTACAAGTAGTTCTGAGCTGACTTCAGATTGTAGCAAATTACCCTCTGAGAGCATAAGAACAACTGGGAATGCTAAGAATTCCTTGGAGTTGGAAGAGAATACTAGTATCAGTAAGATCCCAAACAATGAGCTTCGTGTTGCTGCCACTATTGCTAGAACCCATAGTCCAACTCCAGAGGCTTTCAACAGAAATCCCAATTTGCCCGATAAGTTGAGGACAAAAAGCCCAAGCTCGGCAACTTCATTTACTGGCACTGTGAAGAATTTGTCTCCTTCTACAAGATCAGGGTTTGACTCCAAATCACCCTCCTCTTTCTCAACCTCAAGCGCTAAATTGCATTCCTCAATAGCAGACAGGAAAGAGCCATCAAATCCTTTTCAACCTGTGATTGTGGAACATGATTTCCATCATACAGAGGGAACAAAAGGAATTAAACAAGAAGTGAACTTGAACCAGTCTAACACAAAAACAGCATTTGTGGATTCCAAGAGCAGACCAGGTTATAATGACTCAACTGGTAACAGGAAAAGTCTGTACCCTAgccaagaaacagaaaatcatGAAAAGTCTTACAAGACAGCTGCCAGAGCCCTTTCCAGACCACACCCAACATTAATTTCAAGAAACAGTAATTCACTGCCACCATCACTCCCTGTTGGTGTGGCCCTTCCATATCCTAGAGCTTCAGATGGTGGGTTAGCATCAAGTCTTTCAAAGGGCTTTGAACAAAAGACATCGGTTGGTGGGTCATCTGTTACATCAG TATCCCACAGCATCGCTTCTCCAAGACCCCTTCCAAGTGCCCATGATGATCCTGCAGATCTGCCTCAAGCAGAGTCCAAAACGAAGCAAATGAATACTCTCCAAGTGCCCATTCCAGTGGGTGAGGTATCACCAGTGTTATCGAAGAGGAGTCCAGGTCCTGCCATTCATTCTGGTCTGCCACCTGTTCTACCAACCACTGGACCAGGAATTAAAACCCAGGGATCTGCATCAGCTCATCCAATCATCAGACCAG GGATTAAGACCTCAGGAATGAGTGACCAAATGAGAAGTGAAAGGAAAAGTGAGACTTCAATGAGAACACCTTCACCATATGGAAGATCAAAATCACCAGTGTCACGCTCTTTAGCTGTACCAAAAACACCACCTGACCGAAAAAGTCCTCAACCAGTAGCTTCATATCAGAAAGCAAGGGGGTCAGAAGATAGCGCTAGGGAAGATTCAGATGTGATTATTGTGAAAGAGGATCTTGCAAAAGACAAGTCAAGACTTGAAAAAGAAAGGGAGAGAAGAGATGCTAGGGACTCTGCTGCCGAGCAAAGCTTCAGGTCACAAGAACCCATGTCTGCAGAGCAGTTGAGAAACTTGCAGCTTCAACAGCAGCTGACATTACAGCAGCAGTACTATCAGCCATTCATGCAGGGTGGCAGCATGCCACTAGAGATGGTAAAGAACCTCAGCCAGCTGGCATACTTACAGGGAATCGCTGACCCCAAAGCAGCACTTGCTGCCCAGTGGATGCAAATGATGTTAGAGCAAGAGAAACAG CGAAGCAGTGGTAGTTCAAGCCACCTAGAATCCAGacattttgagaaaaaagaTGTTCCCAAATCAAGTGACAGAGCACAAGATGACAGAAGAATCAGTGAATCTGGTACCAAAAAGACTTCTCAAGCTCACGTGGATGTCAGTGACGTGGAGTTGCGCAGATTTGCCGGTCAGAGTGACAGCTCACGCTACGTCTCCAAGAACTTGTCCCCTAAAGTGATGTCAAAACCCTCAGCAGATGAACCGGCTGAAAAGAGGTTTAGAGATGATGCCAGTGAGAAGAAGGGTGAGCTGGAAGAATTCCTTCAGCAGCAGAAACTCCACCAACAAATGTTAATGTTAAA GCAGTTACAAAAGGAACAGATGGGTGCCAGCTTCCCACCTAAACGACAGACCACCCCTGAAAAGCCAGACAGACTTGCTATCAACCGAGAAAGTGAAGGGATAGAAAATGGTGTCAGGAGCACCAGAGAAATGGCTGCTCATCTTAAACCTCCG GAGGCAGTATCAGCTACTGTGAAGGGGGCATATCAATCTCTTGAGGCAGAAAATTCTTCCGGCCGAGGGTCTCCTCGCAGTCAAGTTGTGAAATCTCAATCATTGTCTGCATCAAGGTCTCCCAGACCTTCAAGGTCACCTATACCAGCGTCACGATACAAAGACGGCTTATCAGCCTCCGATGAAAAGACACAGTTTCAAGCGTACCTTTCGGCACAACTGGGCATGAGCAACTTTGATCCGTCTGCAG CGGGTTCATTACCATATGGCGCTCATCAGATGCTAGTTGGTTCTCAGTTCTCGGGGCTACCACCCGGGCTGGTCATGAGCATGCCAATGGCAAGCCATGGAGAAACAAGCTTAGTGACGTCAACAGCGCCTACTAGCAGGGAGAGGGAAGAGAGAAGTCCTTACCGTGGCATGGATCGCGACCGTTCTTCATCAACGCCTACATCACGCTCAAGTCCCCACTCGCGTTTATCAACTACAGAATCACATGAGAGACTTCAAAGGCTAAAAGAAGCCGAAAAGGAATCTCGGCACTCGCCAGTCATGTTTCAAGAGGAGAGAGTCAGGAATCGCAGTGTCACCAGTGAACAGAATGTTTCACCCAAGTCTAATAGGGCATCGGAGTTGAAAGGTGAAGACAGCTCCGCCCGTGCTCATCCGAGCATCATCTCGAACAACCTTGCAGTTAGTCGCTTGACACCAGGCCACATTGATGCTCTAACTGAAGAGGAATTCATAAGACAGCAGAGGTTGGCAGCTGACCCGCGCATGGGTTGTTACATGTCTCCAGCTCTTATGAGGACCCTTGACCCTGCTTATG cagCATCTATTATGCAGTCTTCTTCACCACATATTGGCCAAAGAATGGAGCATTACAGGACCAAAAG ACCATGA